Sequence from the Fictibacillus arsenicus genome:
CCTGAGCTGTTTATAGATGTTATTTACATTTTTTAAGTAAATTTGTTTTTTTCCATTAATCGCATTCATATCCAAAGATTCAAGTGCTGCGCCTTGCTGAAACAAATCATTCCCGCCGATCGTCATCACGATTACATCAGCTTGTTTGGCTTGCCTCTGTATTTCCTTTTGCTGAATCTGTTTCAGAAGACCTCGAGATGTTTCTCCTTTAATAGCTGTATTAACGAGATTGATATCCTGTTCTGATTTTTCCTTTAAAAGATCAGATAAATATCCTGTGTAGCCCTTGCCATCAGCATCTCCTGTTCCGCGTGTCAATGAATCCCCTAGCGCGAAAATGGTAAGCTTGCCATCGTCAGTTTTTGATGTGGCAGACTCTGTTTTTTCTGCTGGCTGTTCGAATTTTTCATTGGCTGAAAATTGATCTTGCAGTGTCCAGCCAAGACCAAACAGCCATAAAAGACTTGCAGCAATGGAAACTGCCGAAACAATCGTTAAGGTGTATTTTTTCAAAACAGGTTTCATCCTTCCCAATTCTCATTATCTGTTCTTTCTAGGATAGCAAAAATTGCTTTGTATTCTAACTTTTTTGCCTATTTGAGGTAAAATAAACCAAAGGGAGTGGAATCATGAAAAATTTTTTTGAGATGATTGCATTATGAAGTGGTCACCAGTTGGAGAATCACAAAGAATTGTATCGCTGGACATTCTGAGGGGAATTGCAATTTTCGGGATTCTGCTCGTAAATATGAAGTCGTTTTCCGGACCAGATTCACCCATAAGGGCATTAAGCTATGAATATTTTAATCAGCCTTATGATATTTGGACAAACGTGCTGCTTGAATTTTTCGTTCAAGGAAATTTTATTACGATGTTTTCGTTCTTGTTTGGTTTTGGCATGATACTGATGTCAGAAAGAGCAGAAGCTAATAACCTGAGTTTTTTGCCTGTCTTTTTAAGAAGACAGTTCGTACTGTTATTGTTCGGTGCAGCTCATGTTCTGTTCTTTTGGTACGGTGATATTCTAGTTACGTATGCCGTAGTTGGGATGATCATGCTTTTGTTCTACAGATTGCCGAAAAAAGCATTGTTGGTCACTGGATTGGTTATGATTGCCGCATACAGTTTGTTCATGTCGGTTTTAACGTATGAATACTGGACAAGCGGGGCGGCTTTAAGCTATCAGGAATCATTGAACGCACAGCATGAAAATGAGATTCGGAAATCCATTCAGATTTATAGCGAGGGTACTTATTCAGAGATCATGCAAGAGAGAATTCGCGAATGGACTGATCTCAATCAATATTTCCTGTTCTTTTTATTCGGTATATTGCCTATGTTCTTGTTTGGTGCATATGCCGCTAAGAAGGGGCGCTTTGAAAATAAAGCGTTATGGAAGCTTTGGGGACTGACTCTTGTTTTGGGTCCAGGGAGTAAAATGTTCGCCGTGCTTTTCTTTCCTTATAAAGGAGAAGACTGGCGGTATGATACAGCTATGTCGTGGGGATATGAATTTGGCGGAGCAATGATGAGCATTTTTTATATATGTTCGATTGTGCTGCTTTATAGAAGCGGCAAGTTTAAACGATTGTTTAACTTGTTCCGGATTACTGGAAGGATGGCTTTCACGAATTACCTGACTCAATCGATCGTCTCTACTTTTATTTTTTACAGTTATGGACTCGGTCTTTATGGAGAATACGGTCCGTTAACCGGTGTTATGATTGCTGTTATCATCTTCGGTTTACAGGTGCTTTTTTCAATGTGGTGGTTAAAGAACTATAAAATGGGACCACTTGAGTGGATTTGGCGCACGCTAACCTATGGGAAGAGGCAAAAGTTAAAAAGAACAGAAGAGAGTGTATCTTAAAGAAGCTGGAGGAATCCAGCTTTTTTTTGCATGTTTTCTTAACTTCCGCTACACTAGTAGTTACATATATGAGCATATATTCATATACTAAAAAAGAACAATATCTGGGGGTGCTTGTTCATGAAAGAAAATAACGAAAAATATGAACAACTTGATGAGGAAACACTATTTATTGTATCGCAAACGTTTAAAGCACTCTCAGATCCGACAAGGATTCGGATCCTTCACTTATTAGGAGAAAAAGAATGCAGTGTTTCAGAAATAGCTGAAGAACTGTCACTCATGCAGTCAACAGTCTCGCATCAGCTGCGTTTTTTAAAAAACCTCAGACTTGTAAAATTCAGACGTGCAGGAACAACCCTGTATTATTCGATAGATGATGAGCATGTGATGACTCTCTTGCATCAATCGATTCATCATGCGAGACACGACTAGAGAGAGGAGGAAAAGCAGATGAAGGAACACAAGATTACCGGATTATCCTGCGGCCACTGTGCATTGAAACTGCAGGATCAAATTCAGCAGCTTCCAGGCGGGGAAGAGACTCAAGTCCAATTTAATTCAAGTAAAATTATTTTAGATGAAGAAGTCGATATGGATGCTGTCCGT
This genomic interval carries:
- a CDS encoding SGNH/GDSL hydrolase family protein, which encodes MKKYTLTIVSAVSIAASLLWLFGLGWTLQDQFSANEKFEQPAEKTESATSKTDDGKLTIFALGDSLTRGTGDADGKGYTGYLSDLLKEKSEQDINLVNTAIKGETSRGLLKQIQQKEIQRQAKQADVIVMTIGGNDLFQQGAALESLDMNAINGKKQIYLKNVNNIYKQLRDLNGDAVIYHVGLYNPFSNLPDAKTTSSVVRDWNFQTAEAAAEFENIVYVPTFDLFQLQLENYLYSDQFHPNTEGYKLMAERVASLITFEQEEDES
- a CDS encoding ArsR/SmtB family transcription factor, giving the protein MKENNEKYEQLDEETLFIVSQTFKALSDPTRIRILHLLGEKECSVSEIAEELSLMQSTVSHQLRFLKNLRLVKFRRAGTTLYYSIDDEHVMTLLHQSIHHARHD
- a CDS encoding DUF418 domain-containing protein, with product MKWSPVGESQRIVSLDILRGIAIFGILLVNMKSFSGPDSPIRALSYEYFNQPYDIWTNVLLEFFVQGNFITMFSFLFGFGMILMSERAEANNLSFLPVFLRRQFVLLLFGAAHVLFFWYGDILVTYAVVGMIMLLFYRLPKKALLVTGLVMIAAYSLFMSVLTYEYWTSGAALSYQESLNAQHENEIRKSIQIYSEGTYSEIMQERIREWTDLNQYFLFFLFGILPMFLFGAYAAKKGRFENKALWKLWGLTLVLGPGSKMFAVLFFPYKGEDWRYDTAMSWGYEFGGAMMSIFYICSIVLLYRSGKFKRLFNLFRITGRMAFTNYLTQSIVSTFIFYSYGLGLYGEYGPLTGVMIAVIIFGLQVLFSMWWLKNYKMGPLEWIWRTLTYGKRQKLKRTEESVS